The Deinococcus depolymerans DNA window ACAGCAGCCGCGTGGGCGTCGGCGTGATCAGCGCCACCCTCGGGCTGGACGGCAACCTGAACCTCCGCGACGACCTGACCTGGACCGCCCGCGCCTCCTACGAGGGTCCGCTGGCCGGCGGGAAACTGTACGTCGCCGCCGACAAGGACGGCCTGCCCACCGACCGCGACACCCTCAAGCGCTTCAGCGTCTACGGTGACAGCAGCACCGAGAGCGTGCCCCTGCAGGGCATCGACCCGGTCGCACTCAGGTACGACCACCCCACCCTGCGCGCCGAGTACCGCCAGACCAGCCTGCCCATCGACGTCCTGCCGGTCGGCGAGCAACTGACCGCCCTGACCGTCACCAGCAAGAGCAACCCCCAGGTGTCCGCCTTCGCCGCGCTCGTCCCGGACGCCCGCGTCAGCGAGCAGCGCCTGACACCCGAAGGCACCCGCCTGCTGCGCCTGAACAACGCCAGTCCCGTCACCGAAGGCAGCGAGACCCTCGAACTGCTCACCCTGGAACGCGACACCGGCAAGGAACTGCGCCGCGTCACCCTGACCCGCAACGTCGACTACATCCTCGACCACCGCACCGGCATCATCACCCTCGCCCGCGCCCTGGACCGCACGGACGCGCAACTGAACGACCAGGTCGTCCTGGCCAGCTACCGCCTCAGCGACCCCATGACCCAGCGCCGCGCCGCGTTCGGCGCGCAGGTCAAGTACACCGGCCAGCACTACACGGTCGGCGTGGCCGCCGTCAGCCTCGACCAGACCGTCACGGCCGGCGCCCGCGCCACCTACGACAACGGCACCACCCGCACCGACGGCCTGCTCGCGTACTCCGGCGGGTTCCAGGCCAGCGCCGACCTCAGCACCACCCTCGGCCAGAACACCATCCAGGCCCGCGTGCGCTACCAGGACGGCACGTACAGCGGCCTCGCGCCCTTCACGCCCGGCCTGACCACCAGCGCCAGCCTCGACAGCCGCCTCACCCGCAACCTCAGCAGCAGCGTCCAGGCCGAGTACCACAACACCCTGGGCACCACCGCCACCGCCACCAGCGGCGGCAGCGTCACCGGTCGCGCCGACTACCGCCTCGCACCGTTCAGCGTCGGCGCGGGCCTCAAGTACGCCTTCGGAGACCAGTACGGCGTCGGGGCCGTCCTCAGCGCCGGTTACCACCAGCAACCCCTCGACGTGGACATCACCCACACCCAGCCGCTCACCGGGAACCTCGACCCCACCACCACCGTCACCACCCGCTACGCCATCACCGACGCCGTCAGCGTCGGCCTGAGCGACCAGATCAACTGGAACAAGGGCCACACCGCCGCCCTCACCCTCGACAGCCGCCTGGGCAACACCAACTACCAGGTCGCGTACGACCTCCCGAACGCCGGCGGCCAGGGCAACCGCGCCCGCTTCGGCGTCACCACCACCCTCCCCCTCACCGACCGCCTGACCGCCGGCCTGCGCGGCAACGCCACCTACAACATCAGCGCTGCCCAGACCGAACTGGGCGCCGGCGCCGACCTGCGCTACGGCACCGACCGCGTCACCGCCACCGCCGGCACCGACCTCACGTACACCTCCAGGGGCTTCGGCGTCGTCCTGCGCACCGGCATCACCGGCAGCCTCAGCGACCACCTCAGCCTCACCGCCGACGGCCTGATGGAATTCGGTGCCGGCAAGAACGGCCAGCGCGCCGCCCTCGGCTACGCCTACCGCAACCGCACCTTCAACTCCCTGGGCACCGTCCGTTACGTCAACGGCACCCTCGCCGGCGGCCAGCCCGAACTGAGCAGCAACTTCGCCGCCGAGTACCGCCAGCCCACCTGGGCCGTCCGCGCCGGTCTGGACACCCGCACCCTCCTGAACGACCCCGGCAGTTTCACCGCGCAGTTCGGCGCCAGCGGCACCTACTACCTCACCGACCGCATCGGCGTGGGCGTGTGGGGCCGCGCCATCACCCAGCCCGCCAGCCAGACCACCCAGTACGGCTACGGCCTCGAAGCGTCCGTCCGCGCCCTGCCCGGCACCTGGATCACCGCTGGCTACAACCCCGCCGGCTTCACCGGCATCGGCAACACCTACACCCGCCAGGGCGCGTACCTGCGCCTTGACCTGACCCTCGACGACCGCCTGGGTCAGGACCCGACCCGACCTTGAGGCTGAGGCGCGGCTACATCCGGATGTGTAAGCCGAACGCAAGAACCTACCCGGCAGGATGGCCAGGTCTGTCCTTCCCTGAGACGCTCTGAGAGGCTTCTAACATGATGCAACCGTTCCATTCCTGGTGGCCCCTGGATTCACGGGCCTTTTTCCGGCTTCTCTGGACCTCCGGTCTGGCGCTGCTTTGCCTGATTGCCCTGTCGGGTCCGGCGCGGGCGGCGGGGCTGGACCTTCAGTTCACCGGTGGGGTGAACGTCACTGGCGGCGCGTGTGCCCTGACCCTCAACAGTCGTTGCCGTTTCAACAATGTGATCGTGGGCGAGGCAGCCGGCTCAAGCCTGCAGCGCGACATCATCGTGACAGTGTCCGATCTGGTAAATGCCACGCTCGACACAACCGTGGACAATGCAGGTCCCACGCTGAGCGGAACGGCGCCGGTCGCCTCTGCTGACCAGTTTCTGGCGCCCACGGTCCGGCCCACCCAGACGACGGCCAACGTGACCGGCTGGGCCGGCTTTACTTTCGATGTGGTGCGCTCGGGTGGGCCCGTGCCGGCTGTCGGGACGAGTACCATCACCTTGCCCGGCACGTTCTGGGTCACTTCCTTCGATACCGACGGGGACGGCGGAACTCTGCGGGAGTTCGTGGAGTTCGTGGGAGCTTCCGCCACCGGACTGTCGGCGGGAACCACGCTGACAGCCAGCACGGCCGTGGCGGGGGGAACACAGTACCAGGGGGCGACTGCGGGGCAGCCAAACATTTCCACCGGTGACCCCTACAAGGGCAGCGCTTTTTACACCGCGGCCTCCAGTTTCCGCCTGATCTATGGGGCGCGCACCGGTACCAGTGGTTCCACGGCAGGAGGTCGCCTGACTGCCTTCGACTTCTTCCGGCCAGACGCGGTCCTGCGCCAGCCGCTGCTCGACGGCTTCAAATCGGTGCGTCTAACCACCGACGCGGATGGCAGTGGGGACATCTCAGCGGGCGACACGCTGACCTATACCGTGGTCTACACAAACACCGGCAACGCGGCCGCCTCCAGCTTCCAGATTAGCGATCCCCTGCCAGCTGGCCTGACCATCACCGCCACTGGGGGCCAGACGGTCTGGATCGACGGCACGCAGAACACCGCCGCACGCAACGCGGGGTACACCGGGGGTGCAGGCGCTGTCGGTAACCTGCTGGCGACGGGACAGACCCTGGCGGCGGGCGGCAGTATTCGCGTGGACATTCCGGTCCGGGTGGGTACGGTCACTGCCTCCACCACGCTCAATAACCAGGCCTCGGCCACGGCCACCGGTGTCAGTGCCGTCCTCAGTGACAACGTGGACGAGAGCACGGCGTTCGTATCCTCGGTCCGTTCGACGACGGGCTGGCCCGGCGTGCCGGCCGGCAGTGTGACCCAGAACCAGACCGCCGCCCTGTCCCCGACTGCGGTTCTCGTCGAGCTGTCGCGGGCCGACCTCACCCTCAGCAAGAGCAACGGCGTAAACGGCCTCGCGGGGCCCAGTGTGACCACCTATACCATCGTGCTGACCAACAACGGCCCGGCCAGCGCCAACGGGACGGTGCTGCGCGACCCGGCCGCGCCTGGCCTGACCAAGACGGCCGTCAGCTGCGCTTCCAGCAGTGGAGCTGTGTGTCCCGCTGTGACCACCGCCACTCTGGAAAGTGGCGTGACGGTGCCGACCCTCCCGGCGGGCGGCCGCATCACCCTGACCCTCACGGCCAGTGTCACGGCCACCTCGGGCAGCGTCGCCAACAGCGTGACGGCCACCCTGCCCAGTGGGACTGTCGATCCCAGTCCCACTGGAACGGTCACGGATACCGACTCTGTCAACTCGGCCGATCTGGCGGTCGCAAAGACCGGGCCGGCGACGGCCCCCCAGGGCAACACCTTCAGCTACGTGATCCGGGCCTGGAACAACGGCGTGTTGCCGGTCAGTGCCGCCACGCTGGCCGACCCTGTGCCCGCGAATGTCACCGGGGTCAGCTGGACCTGCGTGGGCAGCGGCGGCGCGACCTGTGCGTCGGCCAGTGGAACCGGCAACAGCGTGAGCGTCACCGTCAACCTGCCAGTAGATGGCGGGAGTGCCACCACCCCCGACACCGACTATGTCACCCTCACCGTGACGGGCCGGGCCACCACCGGTGGGATCGTCACCAACCGGGCCACCGTTTCGCCACCTGCCTCCATCACGGATTCCGTGACGGCCAACAACAGCAGCGCTGTTGACACGGCCATCGTGGCACAGGTGACATGTCCCAACCTGTACGCCACGACCGGGGGTGACTTCACCACCAACAACAACGGCACCGAGATCCGCTCGCTGAACGACACCACCAACACGCTCGGCGACGTGGTGACCCTGATTCCTGCCACCTTAGAAGCCACTCCCCGCCCTGGGTACACCGCCACACTGGCCCTGACCCCGGACCGCAGCCGGTTCTTCGTGGTGCGTGACGTCGATACCCGCCTGCTGATTTTCGATGTTGCCAGCAGCACCTGGCAGGAAGGGCCGACTCTGCCGACCACCACCGGCCGCTACGTACGCATGGCGATCACCTCCACCGGGATCGGGTACGTGATGGACGGAGGCGGCAACCTCTACCGCTTCGCCACTACCAGTCCCTACACAGTGTCCAGCGCGATTCCGCTGACCGTGGTGCCGGCCACCGCTCCGACCGTGGGGGCGAGCGGCGACTTCTTCGCAGATGACCGTGGCAACCTCTTCCTGCTGAGTTCCCAGGCCGACGGGCAGCTCGACTTCTGGGAGGTCGAGCCGAACACCGGCCAGATGATCTACCTGGGGCGTCTCAGCGACGCTGACATTATCGGCGGGTACGGTGGGTTCGCCAGCACCCCCAACGGGCTGTTCGGGCGGGGAGGCAGCGGCCGCATGATCAGCGTGGACCTGCGGGCCTTCACGGCCACCCCAGTGGGTAGCGCTTCCTCTGGCAGCACTGACCTCACCAGCTGCTCATTCCCCACATTTAACCGCACGGTCACTGCTACCAAGGCAGCCCGCAAGGTCGCGGGCAGCGCTGGCACCCCGGTCCGGCCCGGTGACACGCTGGAATACCGCATCGTGGTGCGAAACTCCGGCTCCATCGCCGCAGGCAACACCAAGTTCAGTGACCAGATTCCGGCCGGCACCACCTACGTTCCCGGTTCAACCTTCCTGAACGGCATCCTGGTGTCCGATGCTGCCGGGGGGGTCATGCCATACGCCCCCGCCCCGCAGCTCATCAGCAGTGCCGGACAACCCAGCGGCACCCTGCTCGCTGACGTCACGCCGGCGGACGATTCGGACCGCGAGGCCGTGATCACGTTCCGGGTGCGGGTAAACACCTCTCCGGAACCCACCCAGGTCAGCAACCAGGGCATCACCACTTACCGTGACAACGGCAGCGATCTGACGGTTCTCACCGACGATCCTGCCACGACCGCCCCGAACGACGCCACCGTCACCCGCATGGCCGCCCCCGACGTTACCGTTACAAAGACCGGACCCGCCTTCGCGCAGCCGGCGGACCCGGCGAAGCCGGACCAGAGCATAATCTACACTCTGGTCGTATCGAACGTGGGCGACAAGGACGCCGGCAGCGTCACGGTCCGTGACGTACTGCCCACCGGACTGACCTTCAAAAGTGCCTCTGCCGGAGGCACCTACGTGGTCGGGACCCGCACAGTCACCTGGACCCTCCCGGCGCTGATTGCCGGCGGAGCGCAGACCCTGACCGTAGAGGTCACCGCCCCGACCGCCGCGCAGATCCAGGGAAGCTCAGGCGTGAAGCAGGTCTCGAACACTGCGGCGGTCTCGACGGCAGGGGACACTGTTCCCGGAAACGACACCTCGGCCACGGTCAACACGGCCTTCATCCTTGCCGTGCTGGCCAAGGAGGTCCGCAACGTCACGAAGAACTCCCTGTTCGGAACGTCTGGCGGCGGCCTGCCCGACGAGGTCCTGGAGTACTGCATCGACTTCCGCAACGAGGGAGGCGCGGCCCTGCCGAACTTCGTGCTGGTCGATCATGTCCCCAGCAACACGAACGCCCTGACCACCGCCTACGACGCGGATGAGCCCAGCGCCGCGACCGGCTTCGGCGTGAAACTCACGCGCGGCGCAAGTACCTCCTACAGCAGCAGCGCCGCCGATGCCGACGCTGGCAGCCTGACCACCTCGGGCGGCACCTACGGGCGCGGCACCATGACGGTCGCGCTGGGCACCCTGGCGGCCGGTGAGTCGGGCCGCGTCTGCTTCCAGGCCACCATCCGCTGACGCCCGGCCTGGCGGTCTTCCTGGACAGGCTCTCCCGCGTGGGGAGCCTGTTGCTGCTGCCGGGCTCTACAATCGCGGGCATGTCGGTTCAGGCGCGTGGGGTTCTGCTGCTCATTCTGGTGACGTGTCTGTGGGGGAGTACCTTCGCGGTCGTGAAGACGCTCGGGGAGACCCTGCCGGCGTCGGTGCTGATCGCGTGGCGGTTCCTGATCGCGTCGGTGGCCCTGCTGCCCCTGCTGCTGTGGCGCACGCCCGGCGCGGCGGCCTCCGCCCCTGCAGGCAGTGCCGGAAGGAGCGGGGCGTGGCGGGCGTGCCTGTGGCGGGACGGGGCGGTGCTGGGCGCGTGGTTGATCGCGGGGTACGGCACGCAGACCATCGCGCTGCAGACGACCAGCGCGAACCGCGCGGCGTTCTTCACGGCGCTCAGCGTGGTGCTGGTGCCGGTGTGGCTGGTGGCCGCGCAGCGCCGCCGCATGCCGCTCCTGTTGTGGACGGCGCTGCCGCTGGCGGTCGCGGGGCTGGCCATGCTGTCCTGGGAGGGCGGGGCGCTGGTCGTGGGTGACGTCTGGGCGCTGGGGTGCGCGGTGACGTACGCGGGGTTCATCGTGACGCTGGAGCGCATGGCGCACCGGCATGCGGCGCTGCCGTTCACGCTGGTGCAGGTGCTGGGCGTCACGGCGCTCGCGTGGGTGTGGGCGGCCGTGGCGGCGCCCGGGCAGCTGTGGCCTCCGGCGGGCGCGTGGGGACCGCTGCTGTACCTGGGGGTGGTGGCCACGGCCGCCACGACCCTGATGCAGACGGTCGGGCAGCGGACCGTCAGCGCCGCGAACGCCAGCCTGATCTACGCGCTGGAGCCGGTCACGGCCACGCTGTTCAGTTTCCTGCTGATCGGCGAGCAGGTGGGCGTGCGGGGTGCGCTGGGGGGGTTGCTGGTCGTGGTGGCGACCGTGCTGAGTCAGTGGGCGGACGGCCCGCACGCGCAGACGCCGGCCGCGCAGCCCGAGTGATCCGGACGCCGATGGAACGGGTTGGGCAGACCATTCCATCCGGGTGGACGCGCGGAGC harbors:
- a CDS encoding DMT family transporter, whose amino-acid sequence is MSVQARGVLLLILVTCLWGSTFAVVKTLGETLPASVLIAWRFLIASVALLPLLLWRTPGAAASAPAGSAGRSGAWRACLWRDGAVLGAWLIAGYGTQTIALQTTSANRAAFFTALSVVLVPVWLVAAQRRRMPLLLWTALPLAVAGLAMLSWEGGALVVGDVWALGCAVTYAGFIVTLERMAHRHAALPFTLVQVLGVTALAWVWAAVAAPGQLWPPAGAWGPLLYLGVVATAATTLMQTVGQRTVSAANASLIYALEPVTATLFSFLLIGEQVGVRGALGGLLVVVATVLSQWADGPHAQTPAAQPE
- a CDS encoding isopeptide-forming domain-containing fimbrial protein; amino-acid sequence: MNVTGGACALTLNSRCRFNNVIVGEAAGSSLQRDIIVTVSDLVNATLDTTVDNAGPTLSGTAPVASADQFLAPTVRPTQTTANVTGWAGFTFDVVRSGGPVPAVGTSTITLPGTFWVTSFDTDGDGGTLREFVEFVGASATGLSAGTTLTASTAVAGGTQYQGATAGQPNISTGDPYKGSAFYTAASSFRLIYGARTGTSGSTAGGRLTAFDFFRPDAVLRQPLLDGFKSVRLTTDADGSGDISAGDTLTYTVVYTNTGNAAASSFQISDPLPAGLTITATGGQTVWIDGTQNTAARNAGYTGGAGAVGNLLATGQTLAAGGSIRVDIPVRVGTVTASTTLNNQASATATGVSAVLSDNVDESTAFVSSVRSTTGWPGVPAGSVTQNQTAALSPTAVLVELSRADLTLSKSNGVNGLAGPSVTTYTIVLTNNGPASANGTVLRDPAAPGLTKTAVSCASSSGAVCPAVTTATLESGVTVPTLPAGGRITLTLTASVTATSGSVANSVTATLPSGTVDPSPTGTVTDTDSVNSADLAVAKTGPATAPQGNTFSYVIRAWNNGVLPVSAATLADPVPANVTGVSWTCVGSGGATCASASGTGNSVSVTVNLPVDGGSATTPDTDYVTLTVTGRATTGGIVTNRATVSPPASITDSVTANNSSAVDTAIVAQVTCPNLYATTGGDFTTNNNGTEIRSLNDTTNTLGDVVTLIPATLEATPRPGYTATLALTPDRSRFFVVRDVDTRLLIFDVASSTWQEGPTLPTTTGRYVRMAITSTGIGYVMDGGGNLYRFATTSPYTVSSAIPLTVVPATAPTVGASGDFFADDRGNLFLLSSQADGQLDFWEVEPNTGQMIYLGRLSDADIIGGYGGFASTPNGLFGRGGSGRMISVDLRAFTATPVGSASSGSTDLTSCSFPTFNRTVTATKAARKVAGSAGTPVRPGDTLEYRIVVRNSGSIAAGNTKFSDQIPAGTTYVPGSTFLNGILVSDAAGGVMPYAPAPQLISSAGQPSGTLLADVTPADDSDREAVITFRVRVNTSPEPTQVSNQGITTYRDNGSDLTVLTDDPATTAPNDATVTRMAAPDVTVTKTGPAFAQPADPAKPDQSIIYTLVVSNVGDKDAGSVTVRDVLPTGLTFKSASAGGTYVVGTRTVTWTLPALIAGGAQTLTVEVTAPTAAQIQGSSGVKQVSNTAAVSTAGDTVPGNDTSATVNTAFILAVLAKEVRNVTKNSLFGTSGGGLPDEVLEYCIDFRNEGGAALPNFVLVDHVPSNTNALTTAYDADEPSAATGFGVKLTRGASTSYSSSAADADAGSLTTSGGTYGRGTMTVALGTLAAGESGRVCFQATIR